TTGCCAATAAGTCACTTTAAGGTTTGTGGTACTACCTCTGAATCAATTAGCCCACAAAGAAAAAGCCCTCTTTTTTGCGGCAGAAGTAGCGTAAGACTATAAAATGATTCCGAAAAAATCTGCTAACAAAAGAAATGATGGACGAAGGTGAATCAAAAATTTTAAAAAAAGTTTTTTCCGCAAGAATTAAAAAGGCATAGCTTCCATATTAGGAAGCCAGTGAGCGACTTGAATTCAGGCATAGACCTTAAATGTATTGTAAATCGTGAGCATTTACAGTCAGATTCTAAAGCTCTTGTATATCTTGCAATGGACATATCTCCCCCCGAAGTTTCCCCTAATACCCCAAACGATTTACAGCCAGTCAACCTCTGCATTGCGCTAGACCGCAGTGGTTCAATGAAAGATGAAAACAAAATTGAACAAGCAAAAATAGCGACAATGCAGCTAATCCAAGAATTAAAACCCTCAGATTTTGTTTCGCTAGTCACTTTTTCAAATCGTGAAAAAGTTGAAGTTAGTTCACGTTCAGCCGCAGACATCTATGCCTTCAGCAATGCTATAAATCAAATAAACGCACGCGGCGCAACAGACATTTATTCTGCATTACAAGCTGCCCTCAACGAGGTGGCTCAGCAACGGGCGGTTTTTCCAGGACAACCTGTGAATCGTATCATCCTGCTAACAGATGGGCAACCGACTTCGGGGAAAGATAAAATTGAAGAATTTGTTACTCTATGCGAGTTAATACGCAAAAATGATATTTCCGTGACTACATTGGGTTTAGGGAGCGACTACAATGAACAGTTGCTAACCACCATAGCATCAACAACAGGCGGATTATGGTACCACGTCACTGACCCAAACAATCTGCCAATGCTTTTCAATGAAGAACTAGTCGAAATGAAAACTGTTGTTATGCAAAAGCCTGAACTTCAAATTCAACCCATGTCAGGAGCAGAAATTGAAGATATCCACAAGGTTCGACCAGTATTAGACCTTGTTCAGAATCCTGAAATACGACAGGGAAAATACATTTTGCCCCTCAATGACATAGTCGGCGGGCAACCTCAAAACGTTGTCGTTAAAGTGATGTTGCCTCCAAGACAGGATGGAAAATACCGAATTGCACAAGCAACACTCACAGGCGGCGGAAAAACAATAACCCGCGATGTAGTGGTAACCTACACAAACGACCCCTCGTTATATCAAAAAGAAACAGACCCATATCCACGCATTCTTCTCATGACTTCAGATGGCACTATAATGCTACGGCAAGGCGTGGCCTCTGGAGATGAGACAGTGATTAACCAAGCCCAAACAATACTCAAAAAAACAATGAATGACCCGAACGCAGTAACAGTTGTTAGAAACAACGAACTCACCATGGACATGGTTAATAGATTTAACAATTCCTACGAGAAAACCGTGATAAAGAAAGGCAATCTCTCTGACGAAGAGAAAAAGAAGGTTATCTCTGAAACAACAATATTGAAAAAGAAGAGTAATTAAAGGTGAAAAAATATGAACTGCCCAAAATGTGGAAATGACAACCCCTCAGACAATAAATTCTGCGACAATTGTGGAAGCGAACTAGTATCAACCGTAGCAGCACCAACACCTGTATCTACAGGTGGAATTGAATGCTCAGCTTGTAAAGCAGCAAACCCAATAGGGTCAGCCTTCTGCGAAAGCTGCGGCGCAAGCCTAGAAAGCGCTTCAGCACCAATAGCAGCACCTGTTGCACCACAACCAACTTTTGCACCACCTCAAGCACAATTTGCGTTAGTCTGCCCAGATGGAACAGAAATATCGATATCCTCAAGCAAGACCATTGGACGGCTTGATTTAGCAAAATATGCCGCGCCAAACGAGACCATGTGGATTTCAAGACAACACTTTGACATATTGGAGGAAAATGGGGCACCCTTCATCATTGACGAAAAGAGTGCTAACGGAACAAAACTTAACGGAAAAGAAATCAAACAGCAGGGAAAGCAACAGTTAAAGAGCGATGACGAAATTATCGTCGGCGATGCAGTAAAATTAGTGTTCAAAATAAAATAGCAGTCGCTTTAAGTCGGAAGGGGTAAGCTCTGATTAAAGGCACGACAATCCAAGGCTCTAGAGGTTACTATGTCATTGATAACTTTCTACTCCAAGGTGGCATGGGCAAACTCTACTGTGGACGGTCATCAACAGGAAGCAAAGTTGTAATCAAAGAACCCATTCGAAAAGGCGACGCTGACGATGCAATCCGCATTGAAAAACTAAAAGTTGAAGGAGAAAGTCTCTCCAAGGTATCCCACAAAAACATAGTTCGATTTGTCGATTGCAGAGAAGAGCCCAACAATTACTACCTAATCATAGATTTTATTCCTGGAAAAACAATGAAAGATGCTTACTGGAGAAACCCCACGAACGAAAATGAAGCTAAACAACATGCAGTCACTATCCTTCAAGCCTTAGGCTACCTACACAACATGAACATTATCCACAGAGACGTAAAACCACAAA
This is a stretch of genomic DNA from Candidatus Bathyarchaeota archaeon. It encodes these proteins:
- a CDS encoding VWA domain-containing protein, whose translation is MSDLNSGIDLKCIVNREHLQSDSKALVYLAMDISPPEVSPNTPNDLQPVNLCIALDRSGSMKDENKIEQAKIATMQLIQELKPSDFVSLVTFSNREKVEVSSRSAADIYAFSNAINQINARGATDIYSALQAALNEVAQQRAVFPGQPVNRIILLTDGQPTSGKDKIEEFVTLCELIRKNDISVTTLGLGSDYNEQLLTTIASTTGGLWYHVTDPNNLPMLFNEELVEMKTVVMQKPELQIQPMSGAEIEDIHKVRPVLDLVQNPEIRQGKYILPLNDIVGGQPQNVVVKVMLPPRQDGKYRIAQATLTGGGKTITRDVVVTYTNDPSLYQKETDPYPRILLMTSDGTIMLRQGVASGDETVINQAQTILKKTMNDPNAVTVVRNNELTMDMVNRFNNSYEKTVIKKGNLSDEEKKKVISETTILKKKSN
- a CDS encoding zinc ribbon domain-containing protein, with protein sequence MNCPKCGNDNPSDNKFCDNCGSELVSTVAAPTPVSTGGIECSACKAANPIGSAFCESCGASLESASAPIAAPVAPQPTFAPPQAQFALVCPDGTEISISSSKTIGRLDLAKYAAPNETMWISRQHFDILEENGAPFIIDEKSANGTKLNGKEIKQQGKQQLKSDDEIIVGDAVKLVFKIK